A genome region from Pseudomonas sp. N3-W includes the following:
- a CDS encoding efflux RND transporter permease subunit has translation MNFSQFFISRPIFAAVLSLLILIAGAISLFQLPISEYPEVVPPTVVVRANFPGANPKVIGETVAAPLEQAITGVENMLYMSSQSTADGKITLTITFALGTDLDNAQVQVQNRVTRTEPKLPEEVTRIGITVDKASPDLTMVVHLTSPDKRYDMLYLSNYALLNIKDELARLGGVGDVQLFGMGDYSLRVWLDPNKTASRNLTATDVVNAIREQNRQVAAGALGAPPAPNATSFQLSVNTQGRLVSEEEFENIIIRAGDNGEITRLKDIARVELGSSQYALRSLLNNQPAVAIPIFQRPGSNAIQISNEVRDKMAELKKSFPEGMDFSIVYDPTIFVRGSIEAVVHTLFEALILVVLVVILFLQTWRASIIPLVAVPVSLIGTFAVMHLFGFSLNALSLFGLVLAIGIVVDDAIVVVENVERNIELGLNPVDATKRAMREVTGPIIATALVLCAVFIPAAFISGLTGQFYKQFALTIAISTVISAFNSLTLSPALAAVLLKGHDAPKDRFSRVLDKIFGGWLFRPFNRFFERASHGYVGTVGRVIRSSGIALLLYAGLMVLTFFGFAHTPTGFVPGQDKQYLVAFAQLPDAASLDRTEDVIKRMSDLALKQPGVESAVAFPGLSINGFTNSPNAGIVFVTLKPFDERKDPSMSAGAIAGALNGKFSGIQEAYMAIFPPPPVQGLGTIGGFRLQIEDRGNLGYDELYKETMNVINKSHSVPELAGLFTSYTVNVPQVDAAIDREKAKTHGVAVSDIFDTLQIYLGSLYANDFNRFGRTYQVNVQAEQQFRLESDQIGQLKVRNNKGEMIPLATFIKVSDTSGPDRVMHYNGFITAEINGAAAPGYSSGQAEQAIEKLLKEELPNGMTYEWTDLTYQQILSGNTALFVFPLCVLLAFLVLAAQYESWSLPLAVILIVPMTLLSAITGVIASGGDNNIFTQIGLIVLVGLACKNAILIVEFAKDKQQEGMNPLAAVLEACRLRLRPILMTSFAFIMGVVPLVFSSGAGAEMRHAMGVAVFSGMLGVTFFGLLLTPVFYVLIRNFVERGEARKAAKALKLEAQQ, from the coding sequence ATGAATTTTTCCCAATTCTTCATCTCACGGCCGATCTTCGCAGCGGTGCTTTCGCTGTTGATCCTGATCGCCGGCGCCATCTCGCTGTTCCAGCTGCCGATCAGCGAATACCCGGAAGTGGTGCCACCGACCGTTGTGGTCCGCGCCAACTTCCCGGGTGCCAACCCCAAAGTGATCGGTGAAACCGTGGCCGCTCCGCTGGAGCAGGCCATCACTGGCGTCGAGAACATGCTGTATATGTCCTCGCAGTCCACCGCTGACGGCAAGATCACCCTGACCATCACCTTCGCCCTGGGCACAGACCTGGACAACGCGCAGGTGCAGGTACAGAACCGTGTGACCCGCACCGAGCCGAAACTTCCAGAAGAAGTGACGCGCATCGGTATCACCGTGGACAAGGCCTCCCCGGACTTGACCATGGTGGTCCACCTGACCTCGCCAGACAAACGCTACGACATGCTCTACCTGTCCAACTACGCCTTGCTCAACATCAAGGATGAGCTGGCGCGTCTGGGCGGTGTCGGTGACGTGCAACTGTTCGGCATGGGCGACTACTCACTGCGGGTATGGCTCGATCCGAACAAAACCGCTTCGCGCAACCTGACAGCGACCGATGTGGTCAACGCCATTCGCGAACAGAACCGTCAGGTCGCTGCCGGTGCACTGGGCGCGCCACCTGCGCCGAATGCCACCAGCTTCCAGCTGTCGGTCAATACTCAGGGCCGTCTGGTCTCTGAAGAAGAGTTCGAGAACATCATCATTCGCGCAGGCGATAATGGTGAAATCACTCGCCTCAAAGACATCGCTCGCGTCGAGCTGGGTTCCAGCCAGTACGCCCTGCGTTCGTTGCTGAACAACCAGCCGGCGGTGGCGATCCCGATCTTCCAGCGCCCTGGCTCCAACGCGATCCAGATCTCCAACGAAGTGCGCGACAAGATGGCCGAGTTGAAGAAGAGCTTCCCCGAAGGCATGGACTTCAGCATTGTCTATGACCCGACGATCTTCGTGCGTGGTTCCATCGAGGCAGTGGTTCACACCCTGTTCGAAGCGCTGATCCTGGTGGTACTGGTAGTGATCCTGTTCCTGCAAACCTGGCGCGCCTCGATCATTCCGTTGGTGGCGGTGCCGGTGTCGCTGATCGGTACGTTTGCGGTGATGCACCTGTTCGGCTTCTCGCTGAACGCCCTGTCCCTGTTCGGTCTGGTATTGGCCATCGGGATCGTGGTGGACGACGCCATCGTGGTGGTGGAGAACGTCGAGCGAAACATCGAACTGGGTCTCAACCCGGTGGACGCGACCAAGCGTGCCATGCGTGAAGTGACCGGTCCGATCATCGCCACGGCGCTGGTGCTGTGTGCAGTGTTTATCCCGGCCGCGTTCATCTCGGGCCTGACCGGTCAGTTCTACAAGCAGTTCGCGCTGACCATCGCGATTTCCACGGTGATCTCGGCCTTCAACTCGCTGACCTTGTCCCCTGCCCTCGCGGCGGTGTTGCTCAAGGGCCACGATGCGCCCAAAGACCGCTTCTCCCGCGTGCTGGACAAGATCTTCGGCGGCTGGCTGTTCCGTCCGTTCAACCGCTTCTTCGAACGTGCCAGCCATGGTTATGTCGGCACCGTGGGCCGGGTCATCCGCAGCAGCGGCATTGCCCTGCTGCTGTACGCAGGCTTGATGGTGCTGACGTTCTTCGGTTTTGCCCACACCCCGACCGGTTTCGTACCCGGTCAGGACAAGCAATACCTGGTGGCCTTCGCGCAACTGCCGGACGCCGCAAGTCTTGACCGCACCGAAGACGTGATCAAACGCATGTCCGACCTGGCGCTGAAACAGCCAGGCGTGGAAAGTGCGGTGGCGTTCCCGGGTCTGTCGATCAACGGGTTCACCAACAGCCCGAACGCCGGCATCGTGTTCGTGACCTTGAAACCGTTCGATGAGCGCAAAGACCCGAGCATGTCTGCCGGTGCAATTGCCGGTGCGTTGAACGGCAAGTTCTCCGGGATTCAAGAAGCCTATATGGCGATCTTCCCGCCGCCGCCGGTACAAGGCCTGGGCACCATCGGTGGTTTCCGCCTGCAAATCGAGGACCGGGGCAACCTGGGCTACGACGAGCTGTACAAAGAAACCATGAACGTCATCAACAAGAGCCACAGCGTGCCGGAACTGGCGGGCCTGTTCACCAGCTACACCGTGAACGTGCCGCAGGTTGATGCCGCCATCGACCGCGAGAAAGCCAAGACCCATGGCGTGGCTGTCAGCGACATCTTCGACACCCTGCAGATTTACCTGGGTTCGCTGTATGCCAACGACTTCAACCGCTTCGGTCGCACCTATCAGGTCAACGTTCAGGCCGAGCAACAGTTCCGCCTCGAATCCGACCAGATCGGTCAGCTCAAAGTGCGTAACAACAAGGGCGAGATGATCCCGCTGGCGACCTTCATCAAGGTCAGCGACACCTCGGGTCCGGACCGCGTGATGCACTACAACGGCTTCATCACCGCTGAAATCAACGGTGCGGCAGCCCCCGGCTACAGCTCGGGCCAGGCCGAACAAGCGATCGAGAAACTGCTCAAGGAAGAACTTCCGAACGGCATGACTTACGAGTGGACCGACCTGACCTACCAGCAGATTCTGTCCGGCAACACCGCGCTGTTCGTGTTCCCGCTCTGCGTGCTGCTGGCGTTCCTGGTACTCGCGGCGCAGTACGAAAGCTGGAGCCTGCCATTGGCGGTGATCCTGATCGTACCCATGACCTTGCTGTCGGCCATCACCGGCGTGATTGCCTCCGGCGGTGACAACAACATCTTCACCCAGATCGGCTTGATCGTACTGGTGGGGCTTGCCTGCAAGAACGCGATTCTGATCGTCGAGTTTGCCAAGGATAAACAGCAGGAAGGCATGAACCCGCTGGCTGCGGTGCTCGAAGCCTGCCGTCTGCGTCTGCGGCCGATCCTGATGACCTCCTTCGCGTTCATCATGGGTGTGGTGCCTCTGGTGTTCTCCAGTGGCGCCGGTGCCGAGATGCGTCATGCCATGGGCGTGGCGGTGTTCTCCGGGATGCTCGGCGTGACCTTCTTCGGTCTGTTGCTGACGCCAGTGTTCTACGTACTGATTCGTAATTTTGTGGAGCGCGGTGAAGCGCGCAAAGCGGCCAAGGCCCTGAAACTGGAGGCGCAACAATGA
- a CDS encoding LysR family transcriptional regulator, producing the protein MNRNDLRRVDLNLLIVFETLMHERSVTRAAEKLFLGQPAISAALSRLRGLFDDPLFVRTGRSMEPSARAVEIFALLSPALDSISTAVSRAAEFDPATSTAVFRIGLSDDVEFALLPMLLKRLRAESPGIVLVVRRVNYILMPGLLASGEISIGVSYTIDLPANAKRKVLRRSLPKLLRADTVPGPLSLDDFCARPHALVSFAGDLSGFIDEELEKLGRKRHVVLAVPQFNGLSTLISGTDIVATVPDYTAEALTAAGGVRAEDPPLPMRSFELHMAWRGSQDNDPGERWLRSRIQMFFGDPDSLEQPGDQR; encoded by the coding sequence ATGAATCGTAATGACCTGCGTCGTGTCGACCTGAACCTGTTGATCGTATTCGAAACATTGATGCATGAGCGCAGCGTGACCCGCGCTGCGGAAAAACTGTTCCTCGGTCAACCGGCCATCAGTGCGGCGCTCTCGCGCCTGCGCGGCCTGTTCGATGACCCATTGTTCGTGCGTACCGGCCGCAGCATGGAGCCGTCTGCCCGGGCAGTGGAAATCTTCGCCCTGCTCTCCCCGGCACTGGATTCGATTTCCACCGCCGTCAGCCGTGCTGCTGAATTTGATCCGGCCACCAGTACCGCCGTGTTTCGCATCGGTTTGTCCGACGACGTTGAATTCGCCTTGCTGCCAATGCTGCTCAAACGCCTGCGCGCAGAATCGCCAGGCATCGTGCTGGTGGTGCGTCGCGTCAACTACATCCTGATGCCGGGCTTGCTGGCGTCCGGCGAGATTTCCATCGGCGTCAGCTACACCATCGACCTGCCGGCCAACGCCAAGCGCAAGGTCCTGCGCCGCAGCTTGCCCAAGCTGTTGCGTGCCGACACGGTGCCGGGGCCATTGAGCCTGGATGACTTCTGCGCACGGCCACATGCCTTGGTGTCGTTTGCCGGCGACCTGAGCGGCTTCATAGATGAAGAGCTGGAGAAGCTGGGGCGCAAACGTCACGTAGTACTCGCCGTGCCACAGTTCAACGGCCTGAGCACACTGATCAGCGGCACCGATATTGTCGCCACCGTGCCCGATTACACCGCCGAGGCCCTGACCGCTGCCGGCGGCGTACGGGCCGAAGATCCACCGTTGCCGATGCGCAGCTTCGAGCTGCACATGGCGTGGCGTGGCTCGCAGGATAATGATCCGGGCGAACGCTGGTTGCGGTCGCGGATCCAGATGTTTTTTGGGGATCCGGACAGTCTTGAACAACCGGGGGACCAGAGGTAA
- a CDS encoding zinc-dependent alcohol dehydrogenase family protein: MSRTIRFHKFGPAEVLKCEEHAAALPAPGEVQVRVEAIGISWYDILWRQNLASSHARLPSGLGHEMAGIVTAVGEGVDDLAVGDKVASFPAESPNDYPVYGEQIVLPRTALTRYPDVLSPIQASVHYTPLLIAYFAYVDLARVKPGQFALVTDASHCAGPSFVQLGKALGVRVIAATKTAEERENLLSLGAEKVIVTEEQDLLMQINKITDNRGVDVVFDGLGGPQMSLLGDVLAPRGSLVLYGLQGGNQTPFPACAAFQKNIQFFVHCIGNFTGKPELGIIQDQVALQRALRDINQLTADRVLLPLKTRVFPFAEFVEAHRYMDECPCRERVALQVEPV, encoded by the coding sequence ATGTCCCGCACGATCCGTTTTCACAAGTTTGGTCCAGCCGAGGTGCTCAAATGCGAAGAGCATGCGGCCGCTCTGCCTGCACCCGGTGAAGTGCAGGTGCGCGTCGAAGCAATCGGCATCAGCTGGTACGACATTCTCTGGCGTCAGAACCTGGCGTCATCCCATGCCCGCCTGCCTTCAGGCCTGGGCCATGAGATGGCCGGCATCGTGACCGCGGTCGGCGAGGGCGTCGACGACCTGGCAGTCGGTGACAAGGTCGCCAGCTTCCCGGCTGAAAGCCCCAACGACTATCCGGTCTATGGCGAGCAGATCGTTCTGCCGCGCACCGCGCTGACCCGTTATCCCGACGTGCTCAGCCCGATCCAAGCCAGTGTGCATTACACGCCGCTGTTGATCGCCTACTTTGCGTACGTTGATCTGGCGCGGGTCAAGCCGGGGCAATTCGCCTTGGTGACTGACGCCAGTCACTGTGCCGGGCCGTCCTTCGTGCAGCTGGGCAAAGCCCTGGGTGTGCGAGTGATTGCCGCAACCAAAACTGCTGAAGAGCGGGAAAACCTGCTGTCCCTGGGTGCCGAGAAAGTCATCGTCACCGAAGAGCAGGATCTGCTGATGCAGATCAACAAGATCACCGACAACCGTGGCGTCGACGTAGTGTTCGATGGCCTTGGCGGGCCGCAGATGTCGCTGCTTGGCGACGTCCTGGCGCCGCGTGGCAGCTTGGTGCTGTACGGTTTGCAGGGCGGCAACCAGACACCGTTCCCGGCCTGTGCGGCGTTCCAGAAGAACATTCAGTTTTTCGTGCACTGCATCGGCAATTTCACCGGCAAGCCGGAACTGGGCATCATCCAGGACCAGGTTGCCCTGCAGCGTGCCTTGCGTGACATCAACCAGCTGACCGCCGACCGCGTACTGCTGCCGCTCAAGACTCGGGTTTTTCCGTTTGCCGAGTTTGTCGAAGCTCATCGCTACATGGACGAGTGCCCATGCCGCGAACGCGTCGCTCTACAAGTCGAGCCCGTGTAA
- a CDS encoding YhfG family protein, translating into MEKLSLQVKKARFAKFRKANFAASLRLEGFEPSPSEGEIKLPTREAALHAVRHIKA; encoded by the coding sequence ATGGAAAAGCTGAGTTTGCAAGTCAAGAAAGCTCGGTTCGCCAAGTTCCGCAAAGCCAACTTCGCAGCCAGCTTGCGTCTGGAGGGCTTCGAGCCGTCTCCCAGTGAAGGTGAGATCAAGCTGCCTACGCGAGAAGCGGCGCTCCACGCAGTCCGGCACATCAAAGCTTGA
- a CDS encoding Fic family protein: MSRDKYGTDQAPDCYPGTDVLINLLNLRNAQDLDEAERYLNEVAATRLEFIEPPYSAATLKQIHRTLFAKIYGWAGEIRTVAISKRSTRLCNPEFIEAQIGQEFARIAKAGWFEGYSRDVLVPSIAESYGTLNVAHPFREGNGRTQRILFEWLIFNTGYTIDWSLAEAQEWTNACIYSYHGDDAPLTHIFDQCIGTTTHEEAVF, translated from the coding sequence TTGAGTCGCGACAAATATGGCACAGACCAGGCTCCGGATTGTTATCCGGGTACAGACGTCCTTATAAATCTGCTCAACTTGCGTAACGCGCAAGATCTCGACGAAGCCGAGCGTTATCTCAACGAGGTCGCCGCGACCCGACTGGAGTTCATCGAGCCACCCTACTCGGCGGCCACTCTGAAACAGATCCATCGCACCTTGTTTGCCAAAATTTATGGATGGGCTGGAGAGATCCGGACAGTGGCAATCAGCAAACGCAGTACGCGGCTCTGCAACCCGGAGTTCATCGAGGCGCAAATCGGGCAGGAGTTTGCACGGATTGCCAAGGCGGGCTGGTTTGAAGGCTATTCCCGTGACGTACTCGTTCCCTCTATTGCCGAATCCTACGGCACGCTCAACGTTGCGCATCCCTTCAGAGAAGGCAACGGGCGGACCCAACGCATTCTTTTCGAATGGCTCATCTTCAACACGGGTTACACAATCGACTGGAGCCTGGCTGAAGCTCAGGAGTGGACCAACGCCTGCATTTACTCCTACCACGGTGATGATGCACCGCTCACTCATATTTTTGATCAATGTATCGGGACAACAACCCATGAAGAGGCGGTATTTTAA
- the pgm gene encoding phosphoglucomutase (alpha-D-glucose-1,6-bisphosphate-dependent) yields MTLSPFAGKPAPAELLVDIPRLVTAYYTGQPDAAISTQRVAFGTSGHRGSSFDLSFNEWHVLAISQAICLYREAQGIDGPLFVGIDTHALSTPAGASALEVLAANGVTVMIAEGDEYTPTPAISHAILCYNRGRTSGLADGIVITPSHNPPQSGGYKYNPTNGGPADTHITKWIEAKANELLVNKLAGVKRISYEQALKASTTHRHDYLNTYVADLINVIDFDAIRDAGLRLGVDPLGGAGVRYWSAIAEHYRLNLEVVNTQVDPTFRFMTVDWDGQIRMDPSSSHAMQGLIGLKERFDVAFACDPDHDRHGIVTPSGGLLAPNNYLAVSIDYLFQNRPQWRADAAVGKTVVSSGLIDRVAKRLGRRLYEVPVGFKWFADGLFDGSLGFGGEESAGASFLRKDGGVWSTDKDGLIPALLAAEMTARTGRDPSQAYRALTDELGEPFSVRVDAKANPQQKALLSKLSPDQVTSTQLAGEAIQSILSHAPGNDQAIGGLKVMTENGWFAARPSGTEDIYKIYAESFVSDEHLKQLVAEAQTLVDGAIAAK; encoded by the coding sequence ATGACACTCAGTCCTTTTGCGGGCAAACCGGCACCGGCAGAACTGTTGGTCGATATCCCGCGACTGGTAACGGCTTATTACACCGGTCAGCCCGATGCCGCCATCTCGACCCAGCGTGTAGCGTTCGGCACGTCCGGACACCGGGGCAGCTCGTTCGACTTGAGTTTCAACGAATGGCACGTTCTGGCGATCAGCCAGGCGATCTGCCTGTATCGCGAAGCCCAGGGTATCGATGGTCCGTTGTTCGTCGGTATCGACACCCACGCACTGTCCACACCGGCAGGTGCGAGCGCCCTCGAAGTGCTGGCGGCCAACGGCGTTACCGTGATGATTGCCGAAGGCGACGAGTACACGCCGACGCCGGCCATTTCCCACGCGATCCTGTGCTACAACCGCGGCCGTACCTCGGGCCTGGCGGACGGTATCGTCATCACGCCGTCGCACAACCCGCCGCAAAGCGGTGGCTACAAATACAACCCCACCAACGGTGGCCCGGCCGACACCCACATCACCAAGTGGATCGAAGCCAAGGCCAACGAACTGCTGGTCAACAAGCTGGCTGGCGTCAAGCGCATCAGCTACGAACAGGCCCTGAAGGCCAGCACCACCCATCGTCATGACTACCTCAACACGTATGTCGCCGACTTGATCAACGTGATCGATTTCGACGCCATCCGCGATGCCGGTCTGCGCCTGGGCGTCGATCCGCTGGGCGGAGCAGGGGTGCGCTACTGGTCGGCGATTGCCGAGCACTACCGCCTGAACCTGGAAGTGGTCAACACCCAGGTCGATCCGACGTTCCGTTTCATGACCGTCGATTGGGACGGACAGATCCGCATGGACCCCTCGTCCAGCCATGCGATGCAGGGGCTGATCGGCCTGAAAGAGCGTTTCGACGTTGCCTTCGCCTGCGACCCGGATCATGACCGCCATGGCATCGTGACCCCGTCCGGCGGCCTGCTGGCGCCGAATAACTATCTGGCGGTGTCCATCGACTACCTGTTCCAGAATCGTCCTCAGTGGCGCGCTGATGCCGCCGTGGGTAAAACCGTGGTCAGCAGCGGCCTGATCGACCGCGTGGCCAAGCGCCTCGGTCGTCGATTGTACGAAGTGCCGGTCGGTTTCAAATGGTTTGCCGATGGCCTGTTTGACGGTTCGCTGGGCTTTGGCGGCGAAGAAAGCGCAGGGGCTTCGTTCCTGCGCAAGGACGGCGGCGTCTGGAGCACCGACAAGGATGGCCTGATCCCGGCATTGCTGGCAGCCGAAATGACTGCTCGCACCGGCCGCGACCCGAGCCAGGCGTATCGTGCGTTGACCGACGAACTGGGCGAACCGTTCTCGGTACGTGTGGACGCCAAGGCCAACCCGCAGCAGAAAGCGCTGCTGAGCAAGTTGTCGCCGGATCAGGTCACCTCGACGCAATTGGCCGGCGAAGCGATCCAGAGCATCCTCAGCCATGCACCGGGTAACGATCAGGCCATCGGCGGCTTGAAAGTCATGACCGAAAACGGCTGGTTTGCGGCGCGTCCGTCGGGCACTGAAGACATCTACAAGATCTACGCGGAAAGTTTTGTCAGCGACGAGCATCTGAAGCAGCTGGTTGCAGAAGCCCAGACGCTGGTGGATGGCGCTATTGCTGCGAAGTAA
- a CDS encoding PLP-dependent aminotransferase family protein translates to MKGTRETDFAYQAVYRYLTNLINEPGSGPQIRLPSLRQLADRLNVSISTIQYAYSLLEKEGRVYSIAKSGYYALPVSSIAPAPSCNDLLVTVYVNAKRPGVLVLSADEPSLLQPLDSPLLMLERELLRQYPRQPQPGSQPCGELELRAALAARYTTSPARCWHADEVYIGADLRGVLEILIAVHGLKEATVVVESPCEWTILRLLKAAQVRVLELPIQIDGTLDLNQLEQWLETEPVRLVMLSSGLSMPRGSRIPQDNREAIARLLERYESWVLENDCQGELGFDADVPRFRDLLNPDRLMVFSSFEKIVGPEAPYGYLLSRKLTGELQRHFLLRSFRLSSIRQKAIARLYSSGRIDQHLQVLRRLLKDRQLHMIQLLNERLGEALQLVEPQGGATLWARSSRTVDMRRVFQRLLKQEVVIAPGELFSLQGLHRQHLRLSHTFSGDHDLGAALGMLGDALRMETVD, encoded by the coding sequence ATGAAAGGCACCAGAGAAACCGATTTTGCGTATCAGGCGGTCTACCGTTATCTGACCAACCTGATCAACGAACCAGGAAGCGGTCCGCAAATTCGTCTGCCGTCGTTACGGCAGTTGGCGGACCGGCTGAACGTGTCGATTTCGACCATTCAATACGCCTATTCGTTGTTGGAGAAAGAGGGGCGTGTCTATTCGATTGCCAAGTCCGGCTACTACGCGTTGCCGGTTTCCAGCATTGCCCCGGCGCCCAGCTGCAATGACTTGCTGGTGACGGTCTATGTCAACGCCAAACGCCCGGGTGTGCTGGTGCTGAGCGCCGATGAGCCGTCCTTGTTGCAACCGCTGGACAGCCCGTTGCTGATGCTGGAGCGTGAGCTGCTGCGCCAGTATCCGCGTCAGCCTCAGCCCGGTTCACAACCCTGTGGCGAACTGGAGCTGCGCGCGGCACTGGCAGCCCGCTATACCACCTCGCCAGCGCGATGCTGGCATGCCGACGAGGTGTACATCGGCGCGGATCTGCGGGGCGTGCTGGAGATACTGATCGCCGTCCACGGTCTCAAGGAGGCGACGGTGGTGGTCGAATCACCGTGCGAATGGACGATTCTGCGCTTGCTCAAGGCCGCACAGGTGCGAGTGCTGGAACTGCCGATACAGATCGACGGCACACTGGACCTGAACCAGCTCGAACAATGGCTTGAGACCGAGCCGGTGCGGCTGGTGATGCTGTCATCGGGGCTGAGCATGCCGCGAGGCAGCCGGATTCCGCAGGATAACCGCGAAGCGATTGCGCGCCTGCTGGAACGGTACGAGAGCTGGGTACTGGAGAACGACTGTCAGGGTGAGCTCGGCTTCGACGCTGACGTTCCGCGGTTTCGTGACCTGCTCAACCCTGACCGGCTGATGGTGTTTTCGAGCTTCGAAAAAATCGTCGGGCCAGAGGCGCCTTACGGGTATTTGCTGTCGCGAAAGCTGACCGGCGAACTGCAACGGCATTTTCTGCTGCGCTCGTTCCGCCTCTCGTCCATTCGCCAGAAAGCCATCGCACGCCTGTACAGCAGCGGACGCATCGACCAGCACCTGCAAGTGCTGCGACGTTTGCTCAAGGATCGTCAGTTGCACATGATCCAGCTGCTGAATGAACGGCTGGGGGAGGCGCTGCAACTGGTCGAGCCGCAGGGCGGGGCAACGCTCTGGGCGCGCTCGTCGCGTACGGTCGATATGCGCCGGGTGTTCCAGCGACTGCTCAAGCAGGAAGTGGTGATTGCGCCAGGGGAGTTGTTCAGTCTGCAAGGCTTGCACCGCCAGCATCTGCGCCTGAGTCATACGTTCAGCGGCGACCACGATCTGGGCGCGGCATTGGGCATGCTGGGCGATGCACTGCGCATGGAAACAGTCGATTGA
- the mexE gene encoding multidrug efflux RND transporter periplasmic adaptor subunit MexE — protein MEQSLKHLRFPLAVLAVLVMSACGKTPETAAAMPAAKVSVAKVLEQPVNEWDEFTGRLEAPETVEIRPRVSGQIDEVAFTEGALIKKGDLLFQIDPRPFQAEVRRLEALVAQSRANATRSENEAQRGERLRTSNAISAELADSRTSASQEARAAVGALQAQLDLAKLNLSFTRVTSPISGRVSRAEITAGNLVTADTTNLTSVVSTDKVYAYFDADERVFLKYTALARQGKRGATTPVYMGLSNEDGNPHLGQMNFVDNQVNPKTGTIRGRAVFDNSDGTYTPGLYARLKLVGSGTYSAVLINDEAVGTDLGKKFVLVMDADNKTVYRAVELGPKIEGLRIVRSGLNKDDTVIVKGLQRVRPGSPVTPEVIPMATKETLAALAQQRQALEASNLPQVAPAKVAPGTAVKLAAATPRG, from the coding sequence ATGGAACAGTCACTCAAACATTTGCGCTTCCCGTTGGCCGTGTTGGCCGTGCTGGTGATGAGCGCCTGCGGCAAGACGCCGGAGACCGCCGCTGCCATGCCCGCTGCCAAAGTCAGTGTGGCCAAGGTGCTGGAACAACCGGTCAACGAGTGGGACGAATTCACCGGGCGCCTCGAAGCGCCGGAAACGGTCGAGATTCGTCCGCGGGTTTCCGGCCAGATTGATGAGGTCGCGTTCACTGAAGGCGCACTGATCAAGAAAGGCGACCTGCTGTTCCAGATCGACCCGCGCCCCTTCCAGGCCGAGGTCCGCCGCCTCGAAGCCCTGGTCGCACAATCGCGCGCCAACGCCACCCGCAGCGAGAACGAAGCCCAGCGTGGCGAGCGTCTGCGCACCAGCAATGCCATCTCCGCCGAACTGGCCGACTCGCGCACCAGCGCCTCCCAAGAGGCTCGCGCCGCTGTTGGTGCCCTGCAAGCGCAGCTGGACCTGGCCAAGCTGAACCTGAGTTTCACCCGCGTGACTTCGCCAATCAGCGGCCGTGTCAGCCGTGCGGAAATCACCGCTGGCAACCTGGTGACCGCCGACACCACCAACCTGACCAGCGTCGTTTCCACGGACAAGGTCTACGCCTATTTCGACGCTGACGAGCGCGTGTTCCTCAAGTACACCGCACTCGCCCGCCAGGGCAAACGCGGCGCTACCACGCCGGTGTACATGGGCCTGTCAAACGAAGACGGCAACCCGCACCTGGGCCAGATGAACTTCGTCGACAACCAGGTCAACCCGAAGACCGGCACCATTCGCGGTCGCGCCGTGTTCGACAACAGTGACGGCACCTACACCCCGGGCCTTTACGCTCGCCTGAAACTGGTGGGCAGCGGCACCTATTCCGCCGTGTTGATCAACGACGAAGCGGTCGGGACCGACCTGGGCAAGAAGTTCGTGCTGGTGATGGATGCCGACAATAAAACGGTTTACCGCGCCGTCGAACTGGGCCCGAAAATCGAAGGTTTGCGCATCGTGCGCAGCGGCCTGAACAAGGATGACACCGTCATCGTCAAGGGCTTGCAACGGGTTCGCCCAGGTTCGCCGGTCACCCCTGAAGTGATCCCGATGGCAACCAAGGAAACCCTGGCAGCTTTAGCTCAACAACGACAAGCGCTGGAAGCCAGCAACCTGCCCCAAGTCGCACCTGCCAAGGTCGCGCCGGGTACGGCTGTGAAACTGGCTGCTGCGACTCCACGCGGTTAA